In Thermodesulfobacteriota bacterium, the following are encoded in one genomic region:
- a CDS encoding ABC transporter ATP-binding protein, with protein sequence MGIMLSLQEVTKIYPGAEHIKAVDSLSFDLEEGEICTLVGPSGCGKTTAMKMVNRLIPITSGKILIDDQNVNRMDTIELRRNIGYVIQNIGLFPNMTIGENIATIPKLKGWDHDRITEKTESLLELINLPPKEFIDRYPKELSGGQQQRIGVARAMAADPPIMLMDEPFGAIDPINREHLQDEFLKIQEKVKKTIVFVTHDIDEAIKMGDKICLLKAGKLVQFASPEVLLTEPANDFVRDFVGGDRTLKRLNLLTIKAAMSPAPAVIMKDDSPEKAKSMLDELKTDHLIVVDNDNRLIGYVNQEALSKKANEVEEITRPTDAFLPASSSLKDGLSEIFTYELGYIIVVDEDKKVLGILTEDGIKNILRK encoded by the coding sequence ATGGGCATTATGCTAAGCTTACAGGAAGTAACAAAGATCTACCCGGGCGCTGAACATATTAAAGCGGTGGATAGCCTGTCATTTGACCTGGAAGAAGGAGAAATTTGTACATTGGTCGGCCCATCCGGTTGTGGCAAGACCACGGCAATGAAAATGGTAAACCGGCTGATACCTATCACCAGCGGTAAAATCCTGATTGATGATCAGAATGTCAACCGAATGGATACCATCGAATTGAGGCGCAATATCGGCTATGTGATCCAAAATATTGGTCTGTTTCCCAACATGACTATTGGGGAAAATATTGCCACCATACCGAAGTTAAAGGGCTGGGATCACGACCGAATTACTGAAAAAACAGAAAGCCTGTTGGAGCTGATTAACCTTCCTCCGAAAGAATTTATTGATCGCTATCCCAAGGAGCTTTCAGGCGGACAACAACAGCGCATCGGAGTTGCGCGTGCTATGGCTGCTGATCCACCGATCATGTTAATGGATGAGCCCTTTGGAGCCATTGATCCAATCAACAGAGAACATCTTCAGGATGAATTTCTAAAAATTCAGGAAAAAGTAAAAAAGACCATTGTGTTTGTCACCCACGATATTGATGAGGCCATTAAGATGGGTGATAAAATATGCCTTTTAAAAGCCGGAAAACTTGTTCAGTTTGCTTCTCCTGAAGTGTTGCTCACCGAACCGGCAAATGATTTTGTTCGAGATTTTGTAGGGGGAGACCGCACGTTAAAACGGCTCAACCTACTTACAATTAAGGCCGCCATGAGCCCGGCCCCTGCGGTAATCATGAAAGATGATTCACCGGAAAAGGCAAAATCAATGCTTGACGAACTCAAAACTGACCACCTGATTGTGGTCGACAATGACAATCGTTTGATCGGTTATGTAAATCAGGAAGCCCTGAGCAAAAAGGCGAACGAGGTGGAAGAGATCACCCGACCCACCGATGCCTTTTTGCCGGCATCTTCCAGTCTAAAGGATGGTCTTTCCGAGATATTCACCTATGAACTGGGGTATATTATAGTGGTGGATGAAGATAAAAAGGTTCTCGGTATATTGACCGAAGATGGCATAAAAAATATTTTGAGGAAATAG
- a CDS encoding ABC transporter permease, producing the protein MWLTFRRNRPALIGAVVTILIMLIAIFAPWIAPYDPLVQDPAIRLEGITSDHVLGTDDFGRDVLSRIIHGSRVSLVIGLASVLLGMVAGTMLGMIAGYYRGKVETLIMRSIDVMMCFPDLILAIVITAVLGANLVNLVITLGLVMMPRFARLAHGQLLTLSESEYVLAARSIGFHVPRILGRHIFPNIFGELFVAATLWVGVAIRLEANLAFVGLGIAPPTPTWGNMIREGVDVMINAPWISIYSGLAILITILAFNMLGDGLRDIADPKLRGV; encoded by the coding sequence ATGTGGCTTACATTCCGAAGGAACAGACCAGCATTAATAGGGGCGGTGGTCACGATCCTCATCATGCTGATAGCCATTTTTGCACCATGGATTGCGCCCTATGATCCTCTTGTGCAGGACCCTGCCATCCGGCTTGAAGGCATAACATCCGACCATGTGCTGGGCACCGATGATTTCGGTCGCGACGTGCTGTCGCGGATTATCCATGGCAGCCGGGTTTCACTGGTTATCGGCCTTGCCTCGGTTTTATTAGGCATGGTTGCCGGTACTATGTTGGGCATGATTGCAGGGTACTACCGGGGGAAGGTCGAAACTCTGATCATGCGGAGCATCGACGTGATGATGTGTTTTCCGGACTTAATCCTGGCTATTGTCATTACCGCTGTACTTGGGGCCAATTTGGTCAATCTGGTAATCACTCTCGGTCTGGTCATGATGCCCAGATTTGCCCGCCTGGCCCATGGACAGCTTCTCACGCTTAGCGAAAGTGAATACGTTCTGGCAGCTCGCTCCATCGGCTTTCATGTGCCCCGCATTCTGGGCCGTCACATTTTTCCCAACATCTTCGGTGAGCTATTTGTGGCTGCGACTCTTTGGGTTGGTGTGGCTATCCGTTTGGAAGCCAATCTGGCATTTGTGGGGCTGGGGATAGCGCCTCCCACGCCCACCTGGGGTAATATGATCCGGGAGGGGGTAGATGTCATGATCAACGCACCGTGGATTTCGATTTATTCCGGTTTGGCCATTCTAATAACCATTCTGGCCTTCAATATGCTTGGAGACGGATTGCGTGATATTGCCGACCCGAAATTGAGGGGGGTTTGA
- a CDS encoding sarcosine oxidase subunit gamma SoxG produces MTIYQRRSPVSFSATPVKTEKRDNWTVVLEYEGEGRGPWLIDLSHRAKWDLQDGNIDAVKSWGLSIPKVPGESVFKNGLLINRMNRTQASIWHLSGDHLQAPDGSAYTDTTDTTLFLTLAGNQVFSITEKLTSLDLIDPEKKAPFLLQGPLSHVPCQVVVLEINGESGIVLLTCSRGYAHDMVHAILEAGKEFRLRPAGENAFQSQLKKLLV; encoded by the coding sequence ATGACCATCTATCAACGCCGTTCTCCTGTTTCATTTTCAGCCACTCCTGTAAAAACAGAAAAGCGGGATAACTGGACAGTGGTATTGGAATATGAAGGTGAAGGAAGAGGTCCCTGGCTGATCGATTTAAGCCACAGGGCCAAATGGGACTTGCAGGACGGTAATATTGATGCGGTTAAATCCTGGGGTCTTTCCATACCGAAAGTACCAGGGGAATCTGTTTTTAAAAATGGACTGCTTATTAATCGCATGAACCGCACACAGGCATCGATCTGGCATTTATCCGGAGACCACCTGCAAGCTCCTGACGGCTCAGCGTACACCGATACTACCGACACAACGTTGTTTCTTACTCTTGCAGGGAATCAAGTTTTTTCAATAACTGAAAAATTAACCTCCCTGGATCTCATCGATCCTGAAAAAAAAGCGCCTTTTCTGCTCCAGGGACCGTTATCCCATGTTCCCTGTCAGGTAGTAGTACTGGAAATAAATGGGGAAAGCGGCATAGTCCTTTTGACCTGTTCCAGGGGATACGCTCATGATATGGTCCATGCAATCCTTGAGGCAGGAAAGGAATTCAGACTCCGCCCTGCCGGGGAGAATGCATTCCAGAGTCAGCTTAAAAAATTGTTGGTTTAA
- a CDS encoding glycine betaine ABC transporter substrate-binding protein, whose protein sequence is MKKYLVVLVALCFLILPLTVLAGGPVNVASKGFTEQVILGQIMVNLLKNRGIPVKDRTSLGGTKVNREALEQGQIDVYMEYTGTAWMNFFKKKETVRDSMGLYKKVKAIDAKKGLVWLAPAKFNNTYAIVMQAKKADQLGIKTLSDWAAWIKKNPGKMTVAVNTEFYSRADGFKGMMGFYGLKFGKDIPDADVKKMETPLCKKAVRDGQAMCGMAFATDGEIKAYNQIVLQDDKSYFPIYNPAPVIRQAVLKQYPEIKFILGEIGASLDTATMTRLNYRVNVNGEKPAYVAKSWLQGVGLIIKKKK, encoded by the coding sequence ATGAAAAAGTATTTGGTTGTTCTGGTGGCACTATGTTTTTTGATTTTGCCTCTAACTGTTTTAGCCGGCGGTCCGGTGAATGTTGCATCTAAAGGTTTTACCGAGCAGGTTATTCTGGGACAAATTATGGTCAACCTCTTAAAAAACAGAGGAATACCGGTTAAAGACCGCACCTCTCTTGGAGGAACCAAGGTCAACCGTGAAGCCCTGGAACAGGGACAGATTGATGTTTACATGGAATATACCGGAACCGCATGGATGAATTTTTTTAAAAAGAAGGAAACTGTACGTGATTCCATGGGGCTTTACAAAAAAGTCAAAGCGATCGATGCCAAAAAGGGCCTGGTATGGCTGGCACCGGCGAAATTCAACAACACCTATGCAATCGTCATGCAGGCGAAGAAGGCGGATCAACTGGGAATTAAAACCTTGTCTGATTGGGCGGCCTGGATAAAAAAGAACCCCGGAAAAATGACGGTGGCAGTAAACACCGAATTCTACTCAAGAGCGGATGGTTTCAAAGGGATGATGGGATTTTACGGACTTAAATTCGGTAAAGACATCCCTGATGCCGACGTTAAAAAAATGGAAACACCTCTTTGCAAAAAGGCGGTGCGGGATGGACAGGCGATGTGCGGAATGGCCTTTGCAACCGACGGAGAAATCAAGGCGTATAACCAGATTGTCTTACAGGATGACAAAAGCTATTTTCCGATTTACAATCCGGCTCCGGTGATTCGGCAGGCCGTATTAAAGCAATATCCTGAGATTAAATTTATCCTGGGAGAAATTGGCGCATCACTGGATACGGCAACCATGACCAGGCTTAATTACAGGGTAAATGTCAACGGAGAAAAACCTGCATATGTGGCAAAAAGCTGGCTGCAGGGTGTGGGTTTGATTATTAAGAAGAAAAAATAA
- a CDS encoding ABC transporter permease, whose protein sequence is MQIRLFLSFLKKFGLMAVTAIIVLLLYQYYGALEYTIKNLAEFFRLTLEHFFLVIVSMATAASIGISLGIIMTRKGFERFGSAIMVIVNVWQSVPSLGVIALAYGILPLLGLSGIGVVPALIALFFHAVAPIVRNTVAGIQSVSKDVIEAATGMGMTPNQILFKIEIPNALPVIMGGIRTATAIIVGTAPLAFLIGGGGLGFWIFTGIALMDMGIMMAGAVPVALIAMLFDALLARLERIVVSEGIQTGQYQEV, encoded by the coding sequence ATGCAAATCAGATTGTTTCTTTCATTTTTAAAAAAATTTGGACTTATGGCAGTAACGGCCATTATTGTTCTTTTGCTATACCAATATTACGGTGCCTTAGAATACACCATCAAAAATCTGGCTGAGTTTTTCCGGCTGACCCTTGAGCATTTTTTCCTGGTTATTGTCAGTATGGCAACCGCGGCATCTATTGGTATCAGTCTTGGAATAATTATGACAAGAAAGGGCTTTGAGCGATTCGGCTCTGCCATTATGGTAATCGTGAATGTCTGGCAAAGCGTTCCTTCTTTGGGGGTGATTGCGCTGGCATATGGTATTTTGCCTTTGTTGGGACTTTCCGGAATCGGTGTGGTTCCTGCCCTGATTGCCCTTTTCTTTCATGCCGTCGCTCCCATTGTAAGAAATACGGTTGCAGGCATCCAGTCCGTAAGCAAGGATGTTATTGAGGCGGCAACCGGTATGGGAATGACGCCCAATCAAATTCTGTTTAAAATAGAAATTCCCAACGCATTGCCGGTCATCATGGGGGGAATCAGGACAGCGACAGCCATTATTGTGGGCACCGCTCCCCTGGCATTTCTTATTGGGGGGGGAGGTCTTGGGTTTTGGATCTTTACCGGTATCGCTTTAATGGATATGGGTATTATGATGGCCGGTGCGGTTCCGGTGGCCCTGATCGCCATGTTGTTTGATGCCCTGCTCGCCAGGCTGGAAAGAATCGTGGTCAGTGAAGGTATTCAGACCGGGCAGTATCAGGAAGTCTGA
- a CDS encoding oligopeptide/dipeptide ABC transporter ATP-binding protein, whose product MISRITEDKDVMVSKNILLEVKRLKKYFPIRSGIFSRITGNVHAVDDVSFYLSEGENLGLVGESGCGKTTTGRVVLGLQKPTSGEALFYGENIFEYSKTRRRAERRNMQIIFQDPYASLNPGMTVEKIIGEPMEFHGIAKGKEKRDRVSELLETVGLSPRYKSRYPHEFSGGQRQRIGIARALSLNPKLIICDEPVSALDVSIQAQVINLLEDLQSKFGFSYLFIAHDLSVIKHISNRVAVMYLGKIVETAETEELFRHPQHPYTEALMSAVPVPDPTLKREQIILEGDVPSPINPPSGCYFRTRCRYVKPICSEKEPLLTDLGGAHYAACHLRC is encoded by the coding sequence ATGATCTCAAGAATTACTGAAGATAAGGATGTTATGGTTTCTAAAAACATACTGCTGGAAGTCAAAAGACTTAAGAAATACTTTCCCATTCGCTCCGGTATCTTTTCCCGAATCACCGGGAATGTACACGCAGTGGACGATGTCAGCTTTTATTTAAGTGAAGGTGAGAACCTGGGTCTGGTGGGTGAGTCCGGATGCGGCAAGACGACCACCGGCAGGGTTGTTCTGGGCCTGCAAAAACCCACATCAGGCGAGGCCCTTTTTTATGGGGAGAATATATTTGAATACAGTAAGACACGGCGCAGGGCCGAGCGGCGCAACATGCAGATTATCTTCCAGGATCCCTATGCTTCATTGAATCCGGGCATGACCGTTGAAAAAATTATAGGCGAGCCAATGGAGTTCCATGGCATTGCTAAAGGCAAAGAAAAGCGGGACCGGGTATCCGAACTTTTAGAGACAGTGGGTTTGTCCCCTCGATACAAGAGCCGTTATCCTCACGAATTCAGCGGTGGACAGCGTCAGCGCATCGGCATTGCCCGAGCACTGAGTCTTAACCCCAAATTGATTATCTGTGACGAGCCGGTATCCGCTCTGGACGTCTCCATTCAAGCCCAGGTGATTAACCTACTGGAGGACCTTCAGTCAAAATTCGGTTTTTCTTATCTATTCATTGCTCATGACCTAAGCGTGATTAAACATATCTCCAATCGCGTCGCGGTTATGTATCTTGGCAAAATAGTTGAAACGGCAGAAACAGAAGAACTTTTCCGCCATCCGCAACATCCGTATACGGAAGCACTCATGTCTGCTGTGCCGGTTCCGGATCCAACCCTTAAACGTGAGCAGATCATATTGGAAGGAGACGTGCCCAGTCCCATAAACCCTCCATCGGGCTGCTATTTCAGAACAAGATGCCGGTACGTCAAACCGATCTGCTCCGAAAAAGAGCCTCTTCTTACAGATCTTGGTGGAGCACATTACGCTGCCTGTCATTTGAGATGTTAA
- a CDS encoding ABC transporter permease: MVGIHTATHIKIVSIALVIAIFTGVPIGIYITRHKTAADIVLYLASIMITIPSIALFGFMMPILSTIDRAWDAVSGIGIGVVPAVIALALYSQLPIIRNTYIAIKNVDPATIEAGRGMGMTNFQLLKQLQLPLAAPVIMAGVRTAVVMSIAIAAIAAYIGAGGLGLFVSEGLQMATNDSVIAGAVSMGLLAILADIFLAKVEDWITPAGLKIKR, encoded by the coding sequence TTGGTCGGCATTCATACAGCCACACATATCAAGATTGTTTCAATTGCCCTGGTTATTGCTATATTTACCGGTGTCCCCATCGGCATTTACATTACCCGTCATAAAACCGCGGCAGACATCGTGTTATATTTGGCCAGCATTATGATTACCATCCCGAGTATTGCCCTGTTCGGTTTTATGATGCCGATTTTGTCTACCATTGATCGGGCATGGGACGCGGTCAGCGGTATCGGAATTGGGGTGGTGCCTGCCGTGATCGCCCTGGCGCTTTATTCCCAGTTGCCCATCATTCGAAATACGTATATTGCTATTAAAAACGTTGATCCTGCCACCATTGAGGCGGGTCGCGGTATGGGCATGACAAATTTTCAGCTCCTCAAGCAGTTGCAGCTACCCCTTGCCGCTCCGGTTATTATGGCAGGTGTCAGAACTGCGGTAGTCATGAGTATCGCCATTGCGGCAATTGCCGCCTATATTGGTGCCGGTGGCCTGGGGTTGTTCGTAAGCGAGGGCCTGCAAATGGCAACCAATGATTCGGTTATTGCAGGTGCGGTTAGCATGGGTTTGCTGGCTATTTTAGCGGATATCTTTTTAGCAAAGGTGGAAGATTGGATTACTCCGGCAGGTTTGAAAATTAAAAGGTAA
- a CDS encoding metallophosphoesterase — protein MSDKIEKSFFKEHLFREKCRNIDLILACGDLPPYYLEYLLNGLNVPLFYVPGNHDERPQNLLDQKKPFARGCRDLHCKIIEYQGLLIGGMGGSMRYKKGRYLFSELQMKRKVKGMATRLLLNKRNFGRYIDILITHSPPFGIHDGSDLPHQGFKAFLQFIETYKPAYFVHGHTMPRNGQHITRYQSTTVLNTNNWWIWDI, from the coding sequence GTGAGTGATAAAATCGAAAAATCTTTTTTCAAAGAACACTTGTTCAGAGAAAAGTGCCGGAACATAGATTTAATTCTTGCCTGCGGAGACCTTCCTCCTTATTATCTTGAATATCTGCTGAACGGACTTAATGTTCCCCTTTTTTATGTACCGGGAAATCATGATGAAAGGCCGCAAAACCTGCTTGATCAGAAAAAGCCTTTTGCCCGTGGATGTCGCGATCTCCACTGCAAAATTATTGAATATCAGGGGCTTCTTATAGGGGGAATGGGTGGTTCGATGCGGTATAAAAAGGGAAGATATCTTTTCAGCGAACTGCAGATGAAAAGAAAGGTAAAAGGTATGGCGACTCGATTGCTCCTTAATAAAAGAAATTTCGGACGCTATATCGATATTTTGATTACGCACTCGCCGCCTTTTGGCATCCATGACGGAAGCGACCTTCCCCATCAGGGATTTAAAGCTTTTTTGCAGTTTATCGAAACATACAAACCGGCTTATTTTGTCCACGGTCATACCATGCCAAGAAACGGACAACATATAACCCGTTATCAATCAACGACTGTCTTAAATACAAATAATTGGTGGATTTGGGACATATAA
- a CDS encoding ABC transporter permease translates to MFNYIIRRILQSIPILFVVLTLVFVFVRVLPGDPAVAALGDYASKEAVQALREKLGLDASLWVQYFRFLGDLAKGDLGTSLITGYPVARQIIKVLPYTLELTICAILFGYIFGIPLGISAAVKRNSFIDYFNRVFSLLGLSVPAFYLGILLMYLFSIKLMLFPVVGGGDLSDPLDNLRHLFLPGLTLGLIMTAYITRMTRSSLLEVLQEDYVRTARSKGVTDRRVLYRHALRNSLIPIVALGGLYAVVLIGSSVMVEIVFSRPGLGSLMVGAIKQRDYNTLQSVMVIYAGLVVVINLMTDLVYGLVDPRITYK, encoded by the coding sequence ATGTTTAATTATATAATACGCAGAATCCTTCAGAGCATACCCATTCTGTTCGTAGTCTTGACACTAGTTTTTGTGTTCGTAAGGGTGTTGCCGGGCGATCCTGCCGTGGCCGCCTTGGGCGACTACGCCAGCAAAGAAGCGGTGCAGGCTTTGCGCGAAAAACTTGGACTCGATGCGTCTTTGTGGGTGCAATATTTCAGATTTTTAGGCGATCTGGCCAAAGGTGATTTAGGCACATCCCTTATTACGGGCTACCCGGTGGCCAGGCAGATCATCAAAGTTCTGCCTTACACTTTGGAGCTAACCATATGCGCCATCTTGTTCGGTTATATATTCGGCATTCCCCTCGGGATATCCGCAGCGGTCAAGCGCAACAGTTTCATCGATTATTTCAACCGTGTTTTCTCTCTATTGGGGCTATCGGTCCCCGCTTTCTACCTGGGTATTTTATTAATGTATCTGTTTTCCATTAAACTCATGTTGTTTCCGGTGGTGGGCGGCGGCGATTTGTCCGATCCGCTGGATAACTTGCGTCATCTCTTTTTACCGGGTCTCACACTTGGCCTGATCATGACGGCTTACATCACCCGCATGACCAGATCCTCCCTGCTGGAGGTTCTGCAGGAGGATTACGTACGCACCGCACGCTCAAAGGGTGTAACCGACCGGCGGGTCCTTTATAGGCACGCTCTGCGAAACTCCCTGATCCCCATCGTGGCCCTGGGCGGCCTTTACGCAGTTGTATTGATCGGCTCCTCGGTAATGGTGGAAATCGTCTTTTCCCGTCCAGGTCTGGGTAGCCTCATGGTGGGAGCAATCAAACAAAGAGACTATAATACGCTGCAATCGGTCATGGTGATTTATGCCGGCCTGGTAGTCGTTATCAATCTCATGACCGACCTGGTCTACGGCTTGGTGGACCCGCGAATCACATACAAATAG
- a CDS encoding ABC transporter substrate-binding protein codes for MKKRLFAIVFISVLALFFASATGLLAAKLAKKQVLTIAFDAGDTKSLDPHRAATTVDRSTVDTIFNGLVRYPPGDQVKPEPDIAKSWKVSKDKKVWTFKLRKNVFFHPFPGHPDGYKLTSEDVVYSLKRAADSKHSAYAGEYKGVSISAPDAYTVVITLDNPISETLFLAKFASYAGGFIVSKKVLEAKGDEWFKIHPVGTGPFMFKSYAPREKTVLVRNPKYFRGAPVLEKLVIRYMPSVSSRELGLRTGELDIIEGQNEEKWVGKISQLPEVKVQAFGPCETQMVHLNMTKKPFDNLKVRQAVAYAISRGEVAAFMGSSLAVPIYSSAMAPPAAGALTKKEAKKAGVLFEGNTKKAKSLLAEAGFPNGFKAEVIISELATSYRKPMVGIQAQLKKAGIDITLKVVDHSSFHSLIRDDASPMVLYACWRPNADVFLTRFYHSDSVVVSGKKPDTNFSHYGTVDANGDGKVDSINGLIEKARLELNAKKQSAMWRKAQIQLLKHAAVVPIIRLMYAFPMKSYVDLGHPLVFSWSTYSPQITEKTKILAH; via the coding sequence ATGAAAAAACGTTTATTTGCTATTGTGTTTATCTCTGTCCTGGCGTTGTTTTTCGCCAGCGCCACAGGCTTGTTGGCCGCAAAACTGGCCAAAAAGCAGGTTTTAACCATCGCCTTTGATGCCGGTGACACTAAGAGTCTGGACCCTCACCGGGCCGCAACTACGGTCGACAGGAGTACCGTGGATACGATTTTCAACGGTTTGGTTCGATATCCTCCCGGCGACCAGGTAAAGCCCGAACCCGATATAGCCAAATCCTGGAAAGTCTCGAAGGATAAAAAAGTCTGGACTTTTAAATTAAGGAAAAACGTCTTTTTCCATCCTTTTCCTGGTCATCCCGATGGTTATAAGCTGACATCCGAGGATGTGGTTTATTCCCTGAAGCGGGCCGCAGACTCAAAGCATTCAGCCTATGCCGGTGAATACAAGGGTGTCAGCATCTCGGCTCCTGATGCTTATACAGTGGTGATTACCCTGGATAATCCGATATCCGAGACTCTTTTTCTGGCCAAGTTTGCGTCTTATGCCGGAGGTTTTATCGTATCAAAGAAAGTATTGGAGGCCAAAGGTGATGAATGGTTTAAAATTCATCCTGTGGGCACCGGCCCCTTCATGTTTAAATCCTATGCCCCGCGCGAAAAGACAGTGCTGGTTCGAAACCCAAAATATTTTCGGGGCGCCCCCGTTTTAGAAAAACTTGTGATTCGATACATGCCTTCCGTCAGTTCCCGTGAGCTGGGCCTCAGAACCGGGGAACTGGACATCATTGAAGGGCAGAATGAAGAAAAATGGGTTGGTAAGATTTCCCAACTTCCCGAAGTAAAAGTACAGGCTTTTGGTCCCTGTGAGACCCAGATGGTTCATTTGAATATGACCAAAAAACCCTTTGACAACCTAAAAGTTCGCCAGGCAGTGGCCTATGCCATTTCCCGCGGTGAAGTAGCTGCATTCATGGGAAGCAGCCTTGCCGTGCCCATTTATTCTTCGGCTATGGCTCCGCCTGCAGCCGGCGCTTTAACAAAGAAAGAAGCTAAAAAGGCGGGTGTTTTATTCGAGGGTAATACAAAAAAAGCCAAATCCCTGTTGGCCGAGGCTGGTTTCCCTAACGGCTTTAAAGCTGAGGTTATCATTTCAGAACTGGCTACCAGCTACCGTAAACCAATGGTCGGCATTCAGGCCCAGTTGAAGAAGGCAGGTATTGATATAACTCTGAAAGTCGTGGACCATTCTTCTTTTCATAGCCTGATACGTGATGATGCCAGCCCAATGGTACTTTATGCCTGCTGGAGACCCAACGCAGACGTATTTCTCACCCGGTTCTATCATTCCGATTCCGTTGTGGTCAGCGGTAAAAAACCGGACACCAACTTCTCTCATTACGGTACAGTGGATGCAAATGGAGATGGCAAAGTAGACAGTATTAATGGTTTGATCGAAAAAGCTCGTTTGGAGTTGAACGCCAAAAAGCAGAGCGCAATGTGGCGGAAGGCCCAGATACAACTCCTGAAACATGCGGCCGTAGTACCGATTATCCGCCTGATGTACGCATTTCCCATGAAATCATACGTGGACCTCGGACATCCCCTGGTGTTTAGCTGGAGTACTTATTCCCCCCAGATCACTGAAAAAACCAAGATTCTTGCCCATTAA
- a CDS encoding ABC transporter ATP-binding protein, whose protein sequence is MSDALLEIKNLKTYFYIDEGISKAVGGVDLVINRGEILGVIGESGSGKSVTALSVIQLVAIPPGKIVSGEIWFEGKNLLKMSLDEIRRIRGNKISMIFQEPMTSLNPVLTIGNQIIENIVTHQKLDKPLARERAIDMLSLVGIPSPGKRIDEYPHQLSGGMRQRAMIAMALSCRPKLLITDEPTTALDVTIQAQILELIRKMRKEIGMAVMMITHDLAVIAEVADNVVVAYGGKVMEYGDVISIFKDPLHPYTKALYNSIPRITDSKKRRLEVIDGLVPNPLELPEGCSFHPRCKFARRICKQIEPELVALGARRVRCLMYDPAYQDSFKTESGP, encoded by the coding sequence TTGAGTGATGCGCTTCTTGAAATAAAAAACCTTAAGACCTACTTCTACATCGACGAAGGTATATCCAAGGCCGTGGGTGGAGTAGACCTGGTGATTAACCGTGGTGAGATCCTGGGTGTAATCGGCGAATCAGGCAGCGGCAAAAGCGTCACCGCTCTGTCCGTGATTCAATTGGTGGCCATCCCACCCGGAAAAATCGTTTCAGGGGAGATCTGGTTTGAGGGCAAAAACCTGCTTAAAATGAGTCTGGATGAAATTCGTCGAATCCGGGGTAACAAAATTTCCATGATTTTCCAGGAACCCATGACATCGTTGAACCCTGTTCTAACCATCGGCAATCAGATCATTGAGAATATCGTAACCCACCAGAAACTGGACAAACCTCTGGCGCGGGAGCGCGCTATCGATATGCTCAGCCTCGTGGGCATCCCCTCTCCGGGAAAGCGTATTGACGAGTATCCACACCAACTTAGCGGCGGAATGCGTCAGAGAGCCATGATTGCCATGGCACTTTCCTGCCGGCCTAAATTGCTGATTACAGATGAGCCTACCACTGCATTGGATGTTACCATTCAAGCACAAATTCTGGAACTGATAAGAAAAATGCGCAAAGAGATCGGCATGGCTGTTATGATGATAACTCATGACCTGGCCGTTATCGCTGAAGTTGCGGATAATGTGGTGGTGGCCTATGGTGGAAAGGTGATGGAATACGGTGATGTGATAAGTATTTTCAAGGACCCACTTCATCCATATACTAAAGCCCTCTATAATTCCATCCCAAGAATTACTGACAGCAAGAAAAGGAGGTTGGAAGTAATCGACGGCTTAGTGCCCAACCCCCTGGAACTGCCCGAAGGTTGCAGCTTCCACCCTCGATGTAAATTCGCCAGGCGGATATGCAAACAGATTGAGCCGGAACTGGTTGCCCTGGGCGCACGCAGAGTGCGCTGCCTGATGTATGATCCGGCATACCAAGACTCGTTTAAGACGGAGTCCGGTCCATGA